The Chrysemys picta bellii isolate R12L10 chromosome 12, ASM1138683v2, whole genome shotgun sequence genome has a segment encoding these proteins:
- the LOC135974770 gene encoding uncharacterized protein LOC135974770: protein MQSSPAVMAVQSVNRKRAPAWTDREVLDLIAVWGDESVLSELRSKRRNAKIYEKISKDMAERGYSRDATQCRVKIKELRQGYQKTKEANGRSGSHPQTSRFYEALHSILGAAATTIPPVTVDSEDGIVSTAGSSDMLGDGEDEEGDEEGEAVGSSHNADFPDSQDFFITLTEIPYEASPAVTPDTESGEGSATPSATVSQPSLESHSQRLARIRRRKRRTREDMFSELMACSQAQAAQQTQWRENLTRMHQANMDREERWWQEDQQATQMLLGLLREQTDTLRRLVDVLQEQRQEDRAPLQSISNRPPLPPSPIPTSPKVQRRRGGRVPAKSHSTPAESSSSRRLSFPKI from the exons atgcagagctctccagcagtgatggccgtgcagtctgtgaatagaaagagggccccagcatggactgatcgggaagtcttggatctcatcgctgtgtggggcgatgagtccgtgctttctgagctgcgatccaaaagacggaatgcaaagatctacgagaagatctctaaagacatggcagagagaggatacagccgggatgcaacgcagtgccgcgtgaaaatcaaggagctgagacaaggctaccagaagaccaaagaggcaaacggacgctccggatcccatccccagacatcccgtttctacgaggcactgcattccatcctcggtgcggccgccaccactatcccaccagtgaccgtggactctgaggatgggatagtgtccacggccggttcctccgacatgttaggggacggggaagatgaggaaggagatgaggagggcgaggcagtcggcagctctcacaacgctgatttccccgacagccaggatttcttcatcacccttacagagatcccctacgaagcgtccccagccgttaccccggacacagaatctggtgaaggatcagcca ccccatctgcgactgtctcacaacctagcctggaatcacactcccagaggctagcgcggattaggcgtaggaagaggaggacacgggaggacatgttctctgagcttatggcctgttcccaagcccaggcagcgcagcagacccagtggcgggagaacttgacccgaatgcaccaagccaacatggatcgggaggagaggtggtggcaggaagaccagcaggcgactcaaatgctgcttggactactgagggagcaaacggacacgctccggcgccttgtggatgttctgcaggaacagaggcaggaggacagagccccgctgcagtccatctctaaccgccctcccctgccaccaagtcccatacccacctcacccaaagtgcaaagaaggagaggcggcagagtccctgctaagtctcactccacccctgcagagagctctagtagcagaaggctctcatttcccaaaatttga